Within the Herbaspirillum sp. RTI4 genome, the region CTGCCTTCAATGCTTCCATCGACCAGATTTTGGCGTCCTGCCATGCTTTATGCCGATAGAAAGGACGGCTGCCAATCAAGGCTTCCGGTGGCGGAATTGGCCCTGCGTCCGGCTCTTCAGGCAGTTCCGGTTTGGAAGAGATGACGCTGCCGCGCATGATGGCGCCGGTCACACCGAAGCCGAGTTCCGGCGAACTGGCCGAACTCGCGTACACCCGCGCATAACGATCTTCAAACGCGCGCACCAACTGATCCCAATCCTCCAGCGTCGACGCATTCGTGACCGGCGAATTAATTTCCAGATCATTGAGCTGCCCCATGAACTGCATGCGGTAGCCAGGACTCAGCAAGACGTCTTCCGGTTTGAAGCCATTGATGATGAATTCTTCGATGACCTTTTCAGCCAGATCACCCCAGGCTTCGGTCAGTGTTTTGCAGGCGGCAATTTTTTCTGCATCGCTGGCTTTCGGGCCAACGCCAAGATCGACGCTCTTGTCGTAACGGTATTCATATTCAGCGCAAGCGCAACCGAAGGCAGAGAAACCGGCTGCCCAAGCGGGAACAACGACATCTTTGAAATTCAGACCTTCGGTGTAACCGTAGGTATGCACCGGGCCAGCGCCGCCATATGAGAAGCAAACGAAGTCGGCCGGGTTGTAACCCTTGGCGCTAATGGTGGAGCGCATGTATTCGCGCAAATTCAAATCCAGCAGTTCGATCACGCCTGCGGCGGCATCTTCAACGGTCAGGCCTAGCGGATCGGCAATCTGCTCTTTCAGATATTTGCGCGCGCGGTTGACGTCGAGCTTGATCGCGCCACCGAGGAAATTATCCGGATTCAGATAACCGAGCACGACGTGGCAATCGGAGACCGACACGGTGTCCAGTCCGCTATCAGCCCAACACATGCCGACGCGATAGCCTGCGCTGTCCGGCCCGAGCTTGATGGCCTTGCTGTACGGATCAATGCGGATGAAGCTGCCGGCACCGGCACCCACGGAATCCATTGCCACCAGCGGCAAAGACAGCAACAGACGCGCCATATCGGGATCAGATTGAATCGCGAAATTGCCCTTCGTAATAATCGCCATATCGAAACTGGTGCCGCCGATATCACTACAGGCGATGTTGTCGTAACCCAGTTTTTCGCCGAGAAATTTCGAGCCTATCACCCCGCCGATAGGGCCGGAGACGATGGTGCGCGCCAGTTCCTTGGCTTTCCAACCGATGGTGCCGCCGTGTGTTGCCATCACGCGCAAATCAAACTTTGCGCCGTGCTTCTTGAAACGGTCACTGACTTTTTTCAGCGTTTCACGCGAAGGTTCGGCGGCATAGGCTTCGAGGATGGTGGTGTTGGTGCGATGCGTTTCTTTGCGTGAGGGGTAGTAATCGACCGTGGCAAATACAGGAATAGTCAGCCCCATTGCCGTCAATTCTTCGCGGCAGATATCGCGGGCGCGCAGTTCGCTTTTATCGTTCTTGTGTGACTGCAACAAGCTGATCACGATGGCCTTCGATCCACGGGCAACCAGTTCGCGGGTGGCGACGCGGACTTCTTCTTCGCGCAACGGAATGACGACTTGCCCCTGCACATCGGTACGTTCGGTAACGCCACGCGTACGCGACAGCGGTACCAGTGGTTCTTCGTAGCGATGGCAGTTCAGATGGATGCGTTCTTCCAGCGCATAACCGAGATAACTCTGCGCGGCGCGACCCATGGAATGAATATCTTCAAAACCGCGATTGCACATCAGGCCCACGTCCAGACCCTTGCGCTGAACGACGCGGTTCAACATCGCCGTGCCGGAATAGACGCAGGTCAGCAGCTCAGGAAAAACGTCGTCTACTTGACGGTTCCATTCGAGCAGCGCATCGATCGATGATTCGTAGATAGCCTGCGACTCGTCACCGGGATTGCTCTGCGCTTTACCGACAACGAAAGCGCCGTCCTCCCTGACGAAAAAGGTGTCGGTCATCGTGCCACCGGCATCGATGCCCATCACCTGAACGGGCGAATGTGGAGTGTGCATGTGTGTCTCCTTAGTAGGTATGTTGCTTTTTGAAAGTCAGCCATTCAGTCTCAAATCAGCTTCACTTCAGCTTCATTGAGCGCCTTTGGCTGCCCACCGTGCGTATGAATCGCATGCCGGTAAGCCACTAAGCGCAAGGACTATGCCAATGCGTCATAGGCTGATTTTTCCGGGTTCTTTTTGCTATGAAGATCAGATAGCGAGAACATCGAATCAGGCACTGTCCGGCATTGTTGCGAGCGTCTGTTTTCCGGCCGCTCTGACTCAATGCGACCGGAAATCGAACGCTGGATTGGAAGCCCGGACGCGGTTCGATATGCCTGCATACATCAAGGGATACCTCAATGGAGCGGCCCGTCAGCGTATTGAGGTGTATAGTAAAAATCGGTCCGCCAGGGGAAGCGATGACTCACCACAAAAATAGAATGCACACCCAGTAGGAGACAACATGATGCTTAACCCGCCAGATCAACGGCACTCCAATCCACGCAACGACCAGAAGATCATGGCGGCGTGGGAAGGCTTTGTCAGCGGCCATGCGCCACATGCGAATGCGCTGCGTTGTCTGATCGACGATTCCTGGCGGCGCTGCCTCGATGTGCAGGTCGACCCAACGCGCCGACAAGCACCTGCTCCTGTCAACGAAGACATCCTCACATCCTTGCAACACCAACACCGGGAATTACTGAGCGCCGGAAAACAG harbors:
- a CDS encoding hydantoinase/oxoprolinase family protein produces the protein MHTPHSPVQVMGIDAGGTMTDTFFVREDGAFVVGKAQSNPGDESQAIYESSIDALLEWNRQVDDVFPELLTCVYSGTAMLNRVVQRKGLDVGLMCNRGFEDIHSMGRAAQSYLGYALEERIHLNCHRYEEPLVPLSRTRGVTERTDVQGQVVIPLREEEVRVATRELVARGSKAIVISLLQSHKNDKSELRARDICREELTAMGLTIPVFATVDYYPSRKETHRTNTTILEAYAAEPSRETLKKVSDRFKKHGAKFDLRVMATHGGTIGWKAKELARTIVSGPIGGVIGSKFLGEKLGYDNIACSDIGGTSFDMAIITKGNFAIQSDPDMARLLLSLPLVAMDSVGAGAGSFIRIDPYSKAIKLGPDSAGYRVGMCWADSGLDTVSVSDCHVVLGYLNPDNFLGGAIKLDVNRARKYLKEQIADPLGLTVEDAAAGVIELLDLNLREYMRSTISAKGYNPADFVCFSYGGAGPVHTYGYTEGLNFKDVVVPAWAAGFSAFGCACAEYEYRYDKSVDLGVGPKASDAEKIAACKTLTEAWGDLAEKVIEEFIINGFKPEDVLLSPGYRMQFMGQLNDLEINSPVTNASTLEDWDQLVRAFEDRYARVYASSASSPELGFGVTGAIMRGSVISSKPELPEEPDAGPIPPPEALIGSRPFYRHKAWQDAKIWSMEALKAGNRVVGPAIVESPSTTFIVPLGFETYCDTHRLFHLKEIKEGAKS